ACAGCTTATTTCATCAACGAGTAATGCAAGAATGCGATTACGATTGCTTGCTGTATCTCACTTTATCGATGGAAAAAATCGCACACAAATAGCTACTTTCTTGAAAGTTAGCCGCACTAGCGTTAATAAATGGATCCATACTTATTTACATGATGGCTTAGAGGGACTTAAAGAAAAAAAACATACAGGTCGCCCAAAATCTTTGGATGATAAGCAGCTGTCACAACTGAAAAGTTTTGTTATCAATTCTGCTATAAAACCGAGTGGTGGTAGGCTTCAAGGAAAAGATGTACAAGAATATATTGCGACAGAGTTTGGTGTTGTCTACCAAAAATCTAATGTATACGACACACTACACCAGCTTGAACTAAGCTGGGTAACAACACGTTCAAAGCACCCTAAGCAATCCATTGAGACACAAGAAACCTTTAAAAAAATTCCAATTTGAAACGATCGCCAAGATCCCGTTATCGATATCGCTTGATCAAGTCGATGTGTGGTTTCAGGATGAAGCGCGGTTTGGTCAGCAAAACACAACGACCAGAGTGTGGGCAGAAAAAGGAACGCGCCCTAGGGCAATCAAACAGCAGCAGTTTACCTACGCTTATTTGTTTGGCGCAGTCTGCATCACCAATGGAAAAACAGAAGCTATCGTAGCCCCATTAAGTAATATGGATGTGATGGCGTCACACTTAGCACTCATTTCAAAGGCGACAGAAGAGGGACGACATGCTGTAGTCTTGATGGATGGTGCCAGTTGGCATCAAAAGTATCTTGATGACGAATACAACAATTTGACGATCATCCATATTCCTCCCTATTCACCCGAGTTAAA
The sequence above is a segment of the Colwellia sp. 20A7 genome. Coding sequences within it:
- a CDS encoding IS630 family transposase (programmed frameshift) encodes the protein MTHNLSQLISSTSNARMRLRLLAVSHFIDGKNRTQIATFLKVSRTSVNKWIHTYLHDGLEGLKEKKHTGRPKSLDDKQLSQLKSFVINSAIKPSGGRLQGKDVQEYIATEFGVVYQKSNVYDTLHQLELSWVTTRSKHPKQSIETQETFKKIFQFETIAKIPLSISLDQVDVWFQDEARFGQQNTTTRVWAEKGTRPRAIKQQQFTYAYLFGAVCITNGKTEAIVAPLSNMDVMASHLALISKATEEGRHAVVLMDGASWHQKYLDDEYNNLTIIHIPPYSPELNPIEQVWSWMRQNEIANRCFKDYEDIVEKCSEAWNRFRSNTKRVISLCHRDWAIMTS